The sequence CTCCTCGACGCGGCCCCAGCGCAGGTCGCGCACCACGTCCAGGACCGGGGCGAGGCCCTGGTGGATGCCCACGGACCGCATGTCGCCGCCGATCCGGTGGGCCATCTCGGTGACCAGGTCCGGGTTCCAGGCCGCGCCCCAGGACAGCGGGACCGGGTAGGCGGTGGCACCCCAGGCGGTGAAACCGGCGAGGCATTCCTCGTGGGCGAGCGCCGGGATGCCGAAGCGGCCGGCGCCGGCGATGGCCTGCTGGGCGCGGGCCAGCGAGATCGCGCCGACGGCGGGGTCGACCGGGGCGGTGCCGAAGGGGCGGGTCAGCTGGCCGAGGCCGCGCGGGATCAGGGCGTCCCAGTCGATCGCGTCGACCATCTCGTTCTGGTGCGGGGCGACCCCGTCCCCGTCGGCGTCGGCGCCCACCCAGATGCCGTACAGCTGGGCGGTCTTCTCCTGGAGGGTCATCCGGGAGACGAGGTCGGCCACACGCTCCTCGGGGGCGAGCGCGGGGTCCTGCCAGGGGCCGTCGACGGCGGTGGCCGCTTCGGTCCTGCGGGCGTGCGGAACAGGGGGGTTTGCCATGGCGGCGGGGATTCCTCTCAAGAGTGCGGTGGTACGGGCGGCATGGACGCGCTACTTGCCGCCCACCCCCATCAGTCCGTTGACCAGCGCCTTCCGTGCCACGAGGTACACGGCGAAGATCGGTACGACGGAGAGCACGATCGCGGCGAGCACGGCCGGGATGTTCACCCCGAACTGGGACATGAAGTTGAAGAGACCGAGGGTCAGTACGCGGTTCTCCTCGGACTGGGTCAGGATCAGCGGGAACAGGAAGCCGTTCCACGCCTGGAGGGCCGTGTAGATCGCCACCGTGCTGATGCCGGCCTTGGACATCGGGATCGCCAGCTGCCACAGCATCCGCAGGGACGAGGCGCCGTCGAGCGCCATGGCCTCGTACATCTCCTCGGAGACATCGCGCATGGTGCCGCTGAGGATCAGCACCGCGACCGGCATGGCGAAGGCCGCGGTCGGCAGGATGATCGCCGGCAGGCTGTCGTACAGGCCCATCTTGGTGATGAGCAGGTAGAGCGGCACGATCACGGCCTGGGCGGGGATGGCGACGCCGAGCAGGAAGGTGCGGAAGGCGAGTCCGGAGAGCCGGCTGCGGGTGCGTACCGCGACGTACGCGACGGGGACCGAGAGGACCAGCACGATCGCCGTGGTCGCCACAGCGACGATCGCCGTGTTGGAGAGCATCGTGGAGAAGCCGCTGTCCAGCACCGTGCGGTAGTTGTCGAGCGTCGGGTCGGTCGGGACGGCCAGCGGGTCGCCGTTCAGCGCCTCGTCCTGGTGCATCAGCGAGGACGAGACCAGGGTGTAGAGCGGGACGATCACGAGCAGGAGCCAGACCACCGAGCCGAGGCCGGCCAGCGGGTTGCCCCACCTGCGGCGTCGCCGCGGGGTGGCGGGGCGGATGCGGGTCAGGGGCTGCGCGGGGCGCGCCGCGGGGCGGGTGTCGGTCGACATCGCGTCACATACCTTCCCGGGTGGAGCGCATGTTCCCGAAGCCGCTGAAGCGGACGAGGATCAGCGAGATCGCGGTGGCCACGACGACGAGGGCGGTCGCGATCGCGGCGGCGTACCCGAGGTCGTAGGTCTGGAAACCGGTGCGGTACATCAGGTACGGCAGGATGGTGGTGTCCGTTCCCGGACCGCCCTTGGTCATGATGAGCACGGTGTCGAAGTACGTCAGCGAGCCGACGATCATCAGGACCGAGGAGGTCGTGATGGTGTTGCGCAGCTGCGGCAGGGTGATGTGGAAGAACTGCCGGAACATGCCCGCGCCGTCGATCTCGGCGGCCTGGTAGAGGACCTGCGGGATCTGCCGGGTGCCGCCCTGGTAGATCAGGGTGTGGAAGGGCATGAACTGCCAGCCGCCGACGAACGCCACGGTGAGCAGGGCGCCGGTGGACGAGCCCATGATGTTCGGGTCGATCCCGAACCAGGGCCCGATCTCCTTGATGACCCCGAAGTTGGGGTCGAGCAGCGCGTGGAAGAGCATCGCGATGGCTGTGGTGGACAGCAGGAGCGGGACGAAGAAGATCGCGGAGAGCACGGCGCGGCTGCGCTGCCGGCCGGCCGCCCAGACGCCGAGGAGCAGAGCCACCGGGGTCTGGAAGACCCAGCTGATGGTGGTGAGCAGCAGGCTGAGCCAGGCGGCCTGGCGGAATTCGGGGTCCTTGAAGAGCCGGGTCCAGTTGGCTGTGCCGGCGGAGGTCGGGGAGTTCAGCCCGTCCCAGTGGCAGAAGGAGAGGTACACGGCGATCGCCAGCGGGACGATCGCGAAGAGGGCGAAGAAGAGGATGCCGGGCAGCGCCCAGGCGACCGGGGGGCGGCCGACGTTGCCGGCGGCCGCCTTCCGTCCTCCGCGCACCTTGGGTGACGAGGAGACGTGCGACATCGTTACTTGACGGCCTTCATTGCGGCGACGAACTGCTCGGGCGTGGACTTGCCGGCGAACAGCTTGCTGATCTCGGTGAGCAGCGGGGTGGCGATCTCGGACTCCAGCGCCTGGTCCCAGGACAGGGTGAAGTCGGGGGCCTTCTGGACCATCTCGTACTGGTCGGTGGCGAACTTCGGGTTCGGCGATCCGCTCAGCATGGAGGCGGCGTTGGAGGTGGTGGGCACGTCGCCGTTGTCCACGAGGGCCTGCGCGTAGGACTTGGAGGCCATGGTCTTGAGGAAGGCTATGGCCGCGTCCTTGTGCTTCGTGCGGGCGTTCACCGACCAGTAGTTGGTGGGGTTGCCGACCACGTCGGCCGGGTCACCGACGCCGCCGGCGACGGTCGGGAAGTTCGTCCAGCCGAGGTCCTTCTCGGCGAATTCGGGCGCCTTGCCGAGCTGGGTGGAGTACTCCCACGAGCCCATCAGGTGCATGGCCGCCTTGCCCTTGTTGAGCAGGGTGGGCGCACCGCCGTTGCCGTAGTCGACGGAGTTGAAGTTCTTGCCGAACGCGCCGTCGTCGACGAGCTGCTTGACGGTCTGGGCGGTCTTCAGGACGGCCGGGTCGCCCCAGGCGGAGCTGTCACCGCTCTGGATCTTGCGGAAGACGTCGGGGCCGCCGATCCGGTCGAGCAGGTACTCCAGCCACATCAGCTCGGGCCACTTGTCGGACCCGCCGAGGGCGAACGGCGTGATGCCCTTGCCCTTGAAGGTCTTGATGGCCTGCTGCAGCTCCTCCCACGTCTTGGGGACCGTGACGTCGTTCTCGGCGAAGAGGGTCTTGTTGAAGAAGAGCATCACGGGCTGCATACCGCGCATCGGGACGCCGTAGACCTTCCCGTCGAGGCTGCCGGCCGTGACGATCGACGGCAGGAAGCCGTCCTTCAGGGTGGCGTCGCTCTTGAACGTCGAGGTGAGGTCGACCAGCTGGTTCGCGTCGACGTACGGCTTGATGGAGCCGCCGCCCCAGTTGAAGAAGATGTCGGGGGCGCTCGGGGAGCCCATGGCGCTGCGGAGCTTGTTGACGTAGTCGGTGCCGGGTACGGAGACGAGCTTGACCTTCACGTCGGAGGTCTTGTTGAACTCCTTGACCGCGGCCTGCTGAACCTTCACGGCGTCGTCGCCGTAGACGTACGCGGTCAGCGTGGCGCCACCGCCGCCGCTGCCGCCGTCCGATCCGCAGCCCGCCAGGACTCCCGCCATGACCATGGCCGCACCGGCCGCGGTCCATCTCGCCGCACGCTTGCCCTGAGTGAAAATTCCCGACCGCATGACCGCACCTCTGTCGAATCTTTCGGAGTTGCTTGCGAATGTTGCCGGAACCGTACGGTTGGGTTTCGGGCCAGTCAAGAGGTCGCGGACCGCGAATTTTTCGCCGGGGCAGCCCGCTCGGTTCGGGCGCCGGGCGGTTACGATTCGCTGTATGAGCCCCGCAAACGTCCAGTCACATCAGGAGAATGCGCCTGCCGGAGCGTCGTCGGACGGCGCTGCCACGCTGGCGGAAATCGCCCGAGCGGCCGGAGTCTCGGCTCCGACAGTTTCGAAGGTGCTGAACGGGCGCGCCGATGTCGCGCCCGGTACGCGCACCAAGGTCGAGGAACTGCTGCTGCAGCACGGCTACCGCCGCAGACGCGGTTCCACCACGCAGTCGCAACTCATCGACCTGGTCTTCCACGAGCTGGACAGCGCGTGGGCGATGGAGGTCGTGCGCGGCGTGGAGAACGTCGCGCGCGAGGAGGGCCTGAGCCTGGTCCTCTCGGAGAGCGCCGGCCGCCTCAGCCCCGGGCAGACCTGGGTCGACGGCGTCCTGGCCCGCCGGCCGGTCGGGGTGATCCTGGTCCTCTCCGACCTCACCGCCGCCCAGCGCGCGCAGCTCACCAGCCGCAGCATCCCGTACGCGGTGGTGGACCCGGCCGGCGATCCGGGCGACGACATCCCGTCGGTCGGCACGACGAACTGGCAGGGCGGTCTGGCCGCCACCCGCCACCTCACCGGGCTCGGCCACCGCAGGATCGGCGTCGTCAGCGGACCGTCCCGGATGATGTGCAGCCGGGCCCGGGTGGACGGCTACCGCGCCGCCCTGGAGACGGCGGGCGTGCCGATCGACCGGTCACTGATCCGCGAGGCCGAGTTCTCGCACGAGGCCGGGTACGCGGCCGGTATGGAGCTGCTGCGCTCGGCGGAGCGGCCGACCGCCGTCTTCGCGGGCAACGACCTCCAGGCGCTCGGCGTGTACGAGGCGGCGCGCGAACTGGGTCTGCGCATCCCGGAGGACCTGAGCGTGGTCGGCTTCGACGACCTGCCGCTCACCCGGTGGATCGGGCCGCCGCTGACCACGGTGCGCCAGCCGCTCATCGAGATGGCCGAGACGGCGGCCCGGCTGGTCCTCGACCTCGGCCGGGGCAGGCAGCCCGCGACGACGCGCGTGGATCTGGCGACGAATCTGGTGGTCCGCAGCAGCACGGCCCCGCCCTGCCGCTGAGCCCCGGACCGCGCCGGGACCGGGACACCCGGGCCGTCGTCCACGCCGTTGTCAGTGCCGGGGTACAGACTGGCGCGTATCCGGCACAACGGCGTTTCGGGAGGTTCGGTCATGACCGGGGTACTGCTCACCGTGGGCACCCGCAAGGGGCTCTTCATCGGCCGCAGGCGCGGCAGTACGTGGGAGTTCGAGGGGCCGCATTTCAACGCGCAGGCGATCTACTCGGTCGCCATCGACACCCGGGGCGACCGGCCCAGGCTGCTCGTCGGCGGGGACAGCGCGCACTGGGGCCCGTCCGTCTTCCACTCCGACGACCTGGGCGCGAGCTGGGTCGAGCCGAAGACCCCGGCGGTGAAGTTCCCGGAGTTCACCGGGACCTCGCTGGAGCGGGTGTGGCAGCTGCAGCCGGCGGGGCCCGAAGCGCCGGACGTCGTCTACGCGGGCACGGAGCCGGCCGCGCTGTTCCGCTCGGCGGACGGGGGCGAGTCGTTCGAGCTGGTACGCCCGCTGTGGGAGCACCCGACGCGTTCGCGGTGGGTGCCCGGCGGGGGCGGCGAGGGGCTCCACACGATCCTGACCGACGAGCGGGACGCCCGCGCCGTGACGGTCGCGGTGTCCACCGCCGGGGTGTTCCGGACCACCGACGGCGGCGCGAGCTGGACCCCGGCCAACAAGGGGGTCTCGGCCGTCTTCCTGCCCGACCCGGACCCGGAGTTCGGCCAGTGCGTGCACAAGGTCAGCCGGGACGCGGCCGACCCGGACCGCCTCTACCTCCAGAACCACTGGGGTGTCTTCCGCAGCGACGACGCCGGGGGCAACTGGACGGACATCGGCGCGGGCCTGCCCTCGGACTTCGGCTTCGCCGTGGCCGCCCACCCGCACCGCGCGGACACGGCGTACGTCTTCCCGATCAACGCCGACGCCGACCGGGTGCCCGCCGAGCACCGCTGCCGGGTCTTCCGGACGACCGACGCGGGCGCCCACTGGGAGCCCCTGTCGGCGGGCCTGCCCGAGAGCGCCCACTACGGCACGGTGCTGCGCGACGCGCTCTGCACGGACGACGCGGACCCGGCCGGGGTCTACTTCGGCAACCGCAACGGCGAGTTGTACGCGAGCGCGGACGACGGAGACAGCTGGGAGCAGCTGGCCTCGCATCTTCCGGACGTGCTGTGCGTACGGGCGGCGGCGGTCGAGGTGTGAGCTGCTAGGGAAGCCGCCAGTCGACGGGCTGGGCGCCCTGCGCGGCGAGGAGTTCGTTGACCCGGCTGAACGGCCTGGACCCGAAGAAGCCGCGGTCGGCGGACATCGGGGAAGGGTGCGCGGACTCGATGGCCGGCAGGTCGCCGAGCAGCGGGCGCAGATTGCGGGCGTCGCGTCCCCAGAGCACGGACACCAGCGGCTTGCCCCGGGCGACCAGGGCGCGGATGGCCTGTTCGGTGACTTCCTCCCAGCCCTTGCCCCGGTGGGCGCCGGGCGAGCGGGGCGCGGTCGTCAGCGCCCTGTTCAGCAGCAGCACGCCCTGGCGGGTCCACGGGGTCAGGTCGCCGTTCGACGGGCGGGGCAGCCCGAGGTCGTCGTGGAGCTCGCGGTAGATGTTCTCCAGGCTGCCAGGGAGCCTGCGGACGTCCGGGGAGACCGCGAAGCTCAGCCCGATCGCCATCCCCGGTGTGGGATAGGGGTCCTGACCGACGATCAGGACGCGTACGTCGTCGAAGGGCTGCTGGAACGCGCGCAGCACGTTCGCCCCGGAGGGGAGGTAGGTGCGGCCGGCCGCGACCTCCGCACGCAGGAAATCGCCCATCTCGGCGATGCGGCCCGCCACGGGGGCCAGGGCGTCGGCCCAGCCGGGCTCGACTACTTCGTTCAACGGTCGCGCTGTCACGAAAGATCACCCTACCGGCGCAACGCGGTCCCCCGGGGATAGGGTGCTGCCCGTCCCTCACCCCTTCGTCCCCCGGGAGCCGGTCCATGACGTCACACGGACAACCGGGCACGTATGTCCTCGGGGTGGATTCGGGCGGTTCAGGACTCCGGGTGGCGCTGGGCACGGCGGAAGCGGACGCCCCGTCGGAGACCGCCGAGTGCGGCGGGCCGGTACGCACCGGCCCACGCGGCATCGACGCCGCCCATCTCCTGGAACAGGTGCTGCCCGCCGTACGCGGCCTGCTCGACGGGCTCGGCGACGGCGCCCGGATCACCGCCGCCGCGATCGGTGCCGCGGGCATGGCCACGCTGGGCGACGAGTTGCGCGCCGAGTTGCCGGGCGCCCTGGCCGACGCACTGGGCGTGCGCCGGATCGCGCTGGCGGCGGACGCGGTGACCGCGTACGCCGGGGCGGTCGGACAGCGGCCCGGAGCGGTGGTGGCCGCCGGTACCGGGCTGATCGCGCTGGGCACGGACCTGACGGCGTGGCGGCGGGCCGACGGCTGGGGGCATCTGCTGGGCGACAGCGGGGGCGGGGCCTGGATCGGGCGGGCCGGACTGGACGCGGCGATGCGCGCCCACGACGGGCGGCGCGGTGGTTCGCCGGAGCTGCTGACCAGGCTGGAGGCGGTGTTCGGGCCGGCGCAGGAGCTGCCCGGTCTGCTCTATCCGCGCGCGGACCGGCCGGCCCTGCTGGCCTCGTTCGCACCGGAGGTGGCCGCGTGCGCGGACCGCGACCCGGTGGCCGAGGGCATCCTGCGGGCCGCCGCCGCGCACATCGCGGAGGCCGCGGCGGCGGTGTGCCCGGAGGCGAAGGCGGACGAGGAGGCGTACGAAGTCGCGCTCACGGGCGGGCTGTTCCGGATGGGCGAGCCGTTGCTCGTGCCCCTGCGCGAGGAATTGGCGCGGCTGCTGCCACGGGCACGGGCGGTCCCCGGTTCGGGTGATCCCCTGATCGGCGCGCTGCGCATCGCCCGGGCCCTGGCCACCGGGGGTCTGCGGCTGCCGCACCACCCGACGCTGCTCTGCGTTCCGGCGCCCGCGCCGCAGGCGTAGGGTGACGGGCACCCGCACGCTGACGACACTTCAGGGCAGTTGCCCAGTAAGCCACTGATCGGATAAAAGCGGACAGAGGCCGCTCGACCGGACCCTCCCCGCGCAAGGGGCCGTCCGAAACCAGTAGCATGCGGCGCCATGAGCACCCCCACTGGGCCCGCTTCCGGCCTGCCTGTACGAATGCCGCGACCTCGCCAGTCCGGACGGCACCGCCGCCCGGAGCCCGTGGTCGCACCCGAGGGCGCTGCCGCGCTCGTTCTCGCCGTTCCCGGTACCCCCTCTTCGGAAAGCCGCGGTCTGGCCGAGGAAGTCATCAGCATCGCCCGTTCCGAGCTGCCCGGCCTGAACGCCCTGATCGGTTACGTCGACGGCGACGACGCGGAGTACCCGGCGCTGGCCTCCGTGATCGCGCATTCCGCCGCCGAGCGCACCGCGCGCTACGAGCAGGCGCTGGCCGTGGGCCGTGAGGTCGCCGAGCCCGAGGGCCCGGCCGCCGTGGTGGTCCCGCTGCTCGCGGGTCCGGACAGCGCGCTGGTCCAGCGGATACGTCAGGCGATCACCGACAGCGACGCCCCGGCGGAGCTGACCGATGTGCTCGGTCCGCACCCGCTGCTGGCCGAGGCGCTGCACGTCCGGCTGTCGGAGGCCGGGCTCGCCCGCGCGGACCGGGCGAGGCTCTTCACGGTGGCGACGGCCGCCGACGGGATCGTGCTCGCCACGGTGGGCGGCGAGGAGGCCGTGCAGGCCGCCGGGATCACCGGCATGCTGCTGGCGGCCCGGCTCGCGGTGCCGGTGATGGCCGCCGCGCTCGACGTGGAGGGTTCGGTCGCCTCGATCGCGGAGCAGCTGAAGGGCTCCGGCTCGCTGCAGCTGGCCGTGGCGCCGTATCTGGTGGGTCCGGAGCTGGCGGACGGTCTGCTGGACGCCGCGGCGAAGGAGGCCGGCTGCGCGACCGCCGAGCCGCTGGGCGCGTACCCGGCGATCGGCAAGCTGGTGCTGTCGATGTACACCTCGGCCCTCGGGATCGCTCCCCCGGTGGCCCAGGGGGCGCAGGCCCGCTGACCTTTTCGGCATGAGTGAGGCCCCGTACCGGACGGCAGTCCCGTACGGGGCCTCACGCGTGCCCCGGAGGGATCAGCCGAAGATCACGCAGGAGGCCGCGGGCGCCTCCAGGGAGCCGTCGTGGCGCGGGACACCGGTCTCCGGGTCTACCGTGAACCAGGCGACGTTCCCGCTGCGCTCGTTGGCCGTGTAGAGCCGGCGCCCGGCCGGGTCGAGCGCGAGGTCGCGGGGCCAGTGGCCGCCACAGCCCACGGTCGTGACCAGGGACGGCTGCTCGCCGGCCGCGTCGAGCGCGAGCACGGAGATGCTGTCGTGGCCCCGGTTGGCCGCCCACAGGAACCGGCCGTCGTGCGCGACGACGACCTCGGAGGCGTAGCTCGCGCCGGTCACGTCCTCGGGGAGCACCGGCGTCTCGCCGACCGGCTCCAGGACGCCCGCGGTGGCGTCCCAGCGGCACACGGTGACGGTGGGCTCCAGCTCGTTCAGCACGTAGGCGTGCCGGCCCGAGGGGTGGAAGGCCAGGTGGCGGGGGCCGGTGCCGGCGCGCAGCGCCGTCTCGCCGTGCGGGCGCAGTTCCCCGGTGGCCCGGTCGAGCGCGCAGATCCGCACCGAGTCGGTGCCGAGGTCGACGCTGAGCACCCACTCCCCGGAGGGGTCGGGCAGCACCTGGTGGGCGTGCGGGCCCTCCTGGCGGTCGGCGACCGGTCCGCCGCCCTCGTGCGCGAGGACCGCGGCGACGGGGCCGAGCGTCCCGTCCCCGGCGACGGGCAGCACGCTGACGCTGCCCGAGCCGTAGTTCGCGGTGACCAGGTGGTCCCCCGCGAGGGCGAGGTGGGTGGGGCCGTCCCCGTCCACCGCCCGGACCGCACCGAGCGGGCGGGGTTCGTCCGCGGTGACGTCGAGGGCCGCCGCGGCTCCCGGCTCGGTCTCGCTGACCGCGTAGAGGACCGTGCCGCCGGGACCGAGTGCCAGGTAGGAGGGGTCGGGTACGGCGTCGGTGGCGCCCAGGACCGTGAGCGCTCCGGTCTCCGGGTCCACGGCGGCGACGGTGACGCCGTGCCCGCCCGCCGAGGTGAACGACCCGATGAATGCCCGTCCCGCACCGTTGCTGCTGTCCACCGCTGCTCCTCTCCGCCGGCTGTGCGCGGCGGACGTGCCGTCGTGATCTTTGCGGCGACGGTAGCAGTGCGGCTGCGTGGTCTGGACCAAGGGTGCCGGATCGGGCCGCGCCGAAGGGTGTCAGGCGGTGACCAGGGGTGCGCTCGGCGGGCTGTGCAGCGGTGCGGCGAGCTCCGCGAGCGCGCGTTCCAGGCTGTGCAGGTGGGCGAGGGCGGGTTCGGAGGCGGCCGGGTGCGCGGGCAGGGCGGCCGTGGCGGCCGTACGGGCGGGCCGCTCGGGTGCCGTGAGGGCTTCGACCGCGTTCTCGACGCGCCAGCAGGCGGCGGCGAGCCGGGCGTCGTGGGACGCCTCCGGGTCGGCGGCCACCGAGGCGAGGCCGCGCACCTCGCGCGCGCACTCGTCGAGCAGGGCGAGGACGTGCCCGGCCCTGGCCCGGCGGGCGCGGAGCGGGCTCAGCGGGTGGACCAGCGGGGCGAGCGAGAGCCGGACGCGTCCGAGAAGGGCCTCCAGCTCGGCGACGCGCGGGGCCGGGTCGGCGGTGGCGGAGCCGGAGAGCCGGGCGGCGGCCTCCTCGGTGCAGGCGTGCACGCAGCGCAGGGCGCGCTGGATCCAGGCATCGGTCGTGGCGTGCGTGGTGACGGGCAGGACGAGCAGCACCGCGAGCATCGCACCGAGCGCGCCGACGGCCGTCTCGCCGAGCCGCAGGGCGAGCAGGGCGGGGTCGAGGACGCCGAGGGACCCGTAGAGCGCGCCGGCCATGACCGTCACGGAGAGCATCATCCAGGTGTAGGAGACCGCGGCCGTGTAGAAGATGCCGAAGATCCCGGCGGCGACGATCAGAGCGGTGGGCACGGGCGCGCCGTGCACCGGGATGACGACGGCGAGGCCGATCGGGATGCCGATGAGGGTGCCCAGGATCCGGCGGAAGCCGCGTACCAGGGTCTCGCCGCGCGAGGCGGTGTTCACGAAGACCCACCAGGTGGCGCCGACGGCCCAGTACCAGCGCTGGTCCGACATCAGCTGTCCGGCCAGCAGCGCGACGGCTCCGCCCGCGACCGCCTGGACGGCCTGGCGGGTGGTGACCCGGGCCAGACCGGTTCCGGCGGCCGGGGCGGGCACGGCGGGGGCGGGCAGCCGGCGCTCGTAGCACCAGAGGCCGAAGCGGACGGCCGCCGCGCAGAGCAGGGACAGGGCGACGGCGGAGTAGAGCTCGGGGAGCTGGCGGGGCAGGGTGTGGAGGAACTGCGTGCTGAAGAAGGCCATGAACGCGAAGACGCCGAGGGAGTGTCCACGCGGCCCCCACCGCCTCGCGTAGACCCCCGCACCCATGACCGCGAGGAACGCGGCGTCGCGGGCGACGGGGTGGTCGTGGAGGACCGCGGCGAGGGCGAGCACCGGGAAGCCGACGGCGGGCAACAGCGCGGTGGTGACCGCCTGGCCGCGGACGGTGGGGTCGGTCACGGTGAACAGGGCGAGCAGCGCGGCGAGGCCGCCGGTGATGGCCGCCACGAGCGAGTGGCCGACGAGCCCGCACACCACCACGGCGAGCCCGATGCCGAGCACCGCCCGGCACGCGAACCGCAGCCGGATCCGGCCCGGATCCGGTGCGACGAACGCCCTCTTCAGCAAGTTGCCCCGCCCCTTCTTCGTATCTGGACCATGCCCGGACATGAGAAAGGCGCCGCATGGGTCCCCGAGGGACCCGCAGCGCCATTGATTGACCCATCTCAGCATCCGACGGGCTAATGGTTCAAATCGAGCCTGATTAATTGAGCCAATGGCCCAGAATTCCGCCACTCATCTCGGCCACGGCAGAGCCAACGGACCAGCTTCGCGGGCCACCGGCGTGAACGGCCGCCACCGCACCCGCGTGGAGACCGGGCCCGGCCGTGCTCAGGTCCAGGGCGTGAAGGGCGGGCGGGCGGGAGCGGGGCCGAGCGTGGTGGTCCCCGGCTCGGCGCGGTGTCCGAGCCCGGTCCGGTACGCGTTCAGCGCCTCCTCCGTACGGCCCTCGCGGCGCATCAGATCGCCGAGGAGGCGGCAGATGTCGGCGAGGTCTCCGGCGGCTCCGGTCTGTTCGAGCAGGGAGAGCGCGGTCGCGTAGTGCAGCTCGGCGGACTCGGTGTCCCCGGCCTCCTCCGCGATCAGCCCGAGCAACCGGTGGGCCCCACCGGCGTGCAGCGCGCCGCGGTCGTGCTGGAGACCGGCCAGCAGGGTCCCCAGCAGCTCCGCGGCCTGGGCCGACTTCCCGCTCCTGCGCAGGACGTCGGCGAGCTCGACCTCCACCTGGGAGACGTACAGGGCCGCGCGCTTGGAGACCAGCATCGAGCGAGCGGTCCGCAGCGCCGCCTCCGCCTGGACGAGGTCGCCGTCCTGGGCGCAGACGTAACCCCGCATCCAGTGGCAGTGCGCGAGTTCGGTACGGATCTGCAGCTGCTCATAGAGCTCGGTGGCGCGCGCCAGCGAGGTCCGGGCGGCCTCGGCCCTGCCTTCGGCGATCAGGGTGCGGGCCACGGTGCGGTGCATGCCGGCCACGAGAGCGGGGTCGGAGACCTGGGGCACCAGGGCGAGCGCGAGTTCGGCGGCCTGCGCGGCGCGGGCGTGGGCACCCATGTCCATGTACGGAGCGATCGAGGCCGTGTACAGCTGGAGCAGCGCCCCGGGATCGTGCAGCCCCGACGTGTTCAGCTCGTCGATCGCGCTTTCCAGCAGGTAGCAGCAGTAACGGAGTTCGCCCGCGAGATAGTGCGCGATCGATCTGCCCCGGACGGCCCGCGCACGGGCGGGGAGGGGTTCGCGGGCCAGCGCGACTTCCGCCGCCTCGAAGCGGCCGACGGCCTCGGCGAGTTCGCCCGTCTCCAGCGCGCACTCCCCCAGGCCGGTGAGGGCGGCTCCCCGTTCCTGGGCGAGCTGGTACTCGTCGGCCCTGCGCAGGATCCGCTCGTAGGCGGCGCGCGCGTCCGCCGCGTCCCCCACGGCCAGCACCCGCTGCGCGTCGGTCAGCCCGACCCGCAGCTCCGCGACGAGATGGGTGGGCCGGCCCGTGGCCAGTTCGTCCTCGGCGACCCCGAGCCGCTCGGCGATGTGCCGCAGGGCGGCCCCGGAGGGCCGCACCTTGCCGGCCTCCAGGGTCGAGACGTACGCGGCGGTGTACTCGGGCTCGGCGAGCTGCCGCTGGGTCAGCCCGCGCTCCTTGCGCAGACTCCTCACGCGCCGGCCGATCGCCGCGGGATCCCCCGGCCCCTCCGGCCGCCCGGCCCCGGAGCGGATCGTTCCCTCACCGTTGACCGGCACCCC is a genomic window of Streptomyces sp. NBC_00708 containing:
- a CDS encoding helix-turn-helix domain-containing protein — encoded protein: MAQADGVPVNGEGTIRSGAGRPEGPGDPAAIGRRVRSLRKERGLTQRQLAEPEYTAAYVSTLEAGKVRPSGAALRHIAERLGVAEDELATGRPTHLVAELRVGLTDAQRVLAVGDAADARAAYERILRRADEYQLAQERGAALTGLGECALETGELAEAVGRFEAAEVALAREPLPARARAVRGRSIAHYLAGELRYCCYLLESAIDELNTSGLHDPGALLQLYTASIAPYMDMGAHARAAQAAELALALVPQVSDPALVAGMHRTVARTLIAEGRAEAARTSLARATELYEQLQIRTELAHCHWMRGYVCAQDGDLVQAEAALRTARSMLVSKRAALYVSQVEVELADVLRRSGKSAQAAELLGTLLAGLQHDRGALHAGGAHRLLGLIAEEAGDTESAELHYATALSLLEQTGAAGDLADICRLLGDLMRREGRTEEALNAYRTGLGHRAEPGTTTLGPAPARPPFTPWT
- a CDS encoding FUSC family protein, encoding MLKRAFVAPDPGRIRLRFACRAVLGIGLAVVVCGLVGHSLVAAITGGLAALLALFTVTDPTVRGQAVTTALLPAVGFPVLALAAVLHDHPVARDAAFLAVMGAGVYARRWGPRGHSLGVFAFMAFFSTQFLHTLPRQLPELYSAVALSLLCAAAVRFGLWCYERRLPAPAVPAPAAGTGLARVTTRQAVQAVAGGAVALLAGQLMSDQRWYWAVGATWWVFVNTASRGETLVRGFRRILGTLIGIPIGLAVVIPVHGAPVPTALIVAAGIFGIFYTAAVSYTWMMLSVTVMAGALYGSLGVLDPALLALRLGETAVGALGAMLAVLLVLPVTTHATTDAWIQRALRCVHACTEEAAARLSGSATADPAPRVAELEALLGRVRLSLAPLVHPLSPLRARRARAGHVLALLDECAREVRGLASVAADPEASHDARLAAACWRVENAVEALTAPERPARTAATAALPAHPAASEPALAHLHSLERALAELAAPLHSPPSAPLVTA
- a CDS encoding lactonase family protein, which codes for MDSSNGAGRAFIGSFTSAGGHGVTVAAVDPETGALTVLGATDAVPDPSYLALGPGGTVLYAVSETEPGAAAALDVTADEPRPLGAVRAVDGDGPTHLALAGDHLVTANYGSGSVSVLPVAGDGTLGPVAAVLAHEGGGPVADRQEGPHAHQVLPDPSGEWVLSVDLGTDSVRICALDRATGELRPHGETALRAGTGPRHLAFHPSGRHAYVLNELEPTVTVCRWDATAGVLEPVGETPVLPEDVTGASYASEVVVAHDGRFLWAANRGHDSISVLALDAAGEQPSLVTTVGCGGHWPRDLALDPAGRRLYTANERSGNVAWFTVDPETGVPRHDGSLEAPAASCVIFG